CGCGCTGCACGATCGGCGCGCGATCAGCCAGCCACACGCAAGGCCTATGACCCGCTGCGCCCCGGCTCGAACGCCAGCCCCTTGGCCTGCGCCGCGGCAGTGATCGCCGCGCGCGCGCGCGCGATCGCCTCCGTGCTCGCGGTCAGCCGCGGGCGGCGGTCCAGCGTGCAGGCCAGGCCGGCGTCGACCAGCGTCGCATGCGCGTCGCGCAGCGCGGCGGCGGTGGGCGCATCGAACCACGCCGTCGTCGCCAGCGCGTCGATCAGCGCCGGGGTGTCGCGCGGCTGCGCCAGTTCCGGATGCTGCGCGGCGCCGAGCAGCACCCCGGCCTGCAGCAGGAATTCCAGGTCGACCAGGCCGCCGGCGCCCTGCTTGAGATCGAAACGCGCCGCATCGCTGCGGTCCAGTTCGGCGCGCATGCGCGCGCGCATCTTCAGCACTTCCTCGCGCAACTGCGTCGCCTCGCGCGGGCGCGCCAGGGTCTGCGCGCGCACCTGCTCGAAGCGGTGCAGCAACGCGGCATCGCCGGCCACGCCGCGCGCGCGCACCAGCGCCTGGTGCTCCCAGGTCCAGGCCCGCTCGCGCTGGTATTCGGTGTAGCTGGCCAGCGACGACACCAGCGCACCCTTGCCGCCGTCCGGGCGCAGGCGCACGTCGATGTCGTACAGGCGCCCGCCGCCGGTGACCGCGCCGAGCAGGGCGATCACCTTCTGCGCCAGCCGCGCGAACCAGCGCCCGCTCTCCAGCGGGCGCGCGCCGTCGGAGGCCTCCACGCCGGCGGCGTGGTCGTACAGGAACACCAGGTCCAGGTCCGAGCCGATGCCCAGTTCGATGCCGCCGAGGCTGCCGTAGCCGACGATCGCGAAGCTGCCGCCGGGCACTTGCCCATGCGCCGCGACCAGCTCGGCGCGGGCCAGGCGCAGCACCGTGAGCACCACGCCTTCGGCCAGCTGCGCGAGCTGGCGGGCGCTGCGCACCGCCGGCTGTCGCCGGTCCAGCGCGGCCAGCGCGATGCGGAAACTCAAGGCCTGGCGCGCTTCGTTGAGGCCGCGCAACGCGGCTTCCGCGTCGTCGCCGGCGGCAGCCACCGCGCTGTCGCACAGCCGCCGCATCGCGGCCGCATCCGGCATCGGCCCGGCGACCCGGCTGTCGAGCAGTTCGTCGAGCAGCAGCGGATACGCGGCCAAGCGTTCGGACAGGAACGCGCTGCGCGCGAGCACGTCGACCAGCCGCGCCAGCGCGCTGGGCTGTTCGTCGAGCAGCGCCAGGTAGCTGGCGCGGCGCAGGATCGCCTGCAGCAGGCCAAGCACGCGGTGCAGCGCGGCATCGGCCTGCGGCGAGCGCGCAGCGGCGTGCAGCAGCGCCGGCAGCACCCGATCCAGGCGCGCACGCGCCGCGTCCGACAGCGTGCGCACGCCCAGCGACTGCACGAAACCGCGCAGCGCCTGGTCGGCGCCGTCGGCATCGGCGAAGCCGGCCGCGGCCAGCACCTGCGCGCCGGCCTCGTGCGGC
The Xanthomonas sp. AM6 DNA segment above includes these coding regions:
- the glnE gene encoding bifunctional [glutamate--ammonia ligase]-adenylyl-L-tyrosine phosphorylase/[glutamate--ammonia-ligase] adenylyltransferase — translated: MPAPSFVVPDTLQPLLERSLARLRQAVAAQPWPTRPQFETDLACALLTSDFLLDTLCRQPALLAHLAQPDPPPLPVPQLDPAQPAQWPTQLRRYRAAASARLVWRDVLGLDDVDATLAGSTQLAEACLGLALQALEGEFATRHGVVRAADGSVQRLVVFGLGKLGGGELNFSSDVDLVYAYPQGGESDGARPLAAEEYFARLGQRLARLLDDTTADGFSHRVDLRLRPFGSAGRVALSFAGMDQYFQREGRDWERYAWLKARAVAGDVAAGEDWLQTLRPFVYRRYLDFTALDGLREMKAAITAEVARRDRLDDIKRGPGGIREIEFLVQSLQLIRGGREPALRERRLLPALQALVAGGQVAAEDGAALAQAYRFLRQVENRLQMLRDAQTHALPEDALDRARIALGLGYADWAQLYAALQVQRDRVAAEFAELLAPRVQAVAPDALASYWRGLPHEAGAQVLAAAGFADADGADQALRGFVQSLGVRTLSDAARARLDRVLPALLHAAARSPQADAALHRVLGLLQAILRRASYLALLDEQPSALARLVDVLARSAFLSERLAAYPLLLDELLDSRVAGPMPDAAAMRRLCDSAVAAAGDDAEAALRGLNEARQALSFRIALAALDRRQPAVRSARQLAQLAEGVVLTVLRLARAELVAAHGQVPGGSFAIVGYGSLGGIELGIGSDLDLVFLYDHAAGVEASDGARPLESGRWFARLAQKVIALLGAVTGGGRLYDIDVRLRPDGGKGALVSSLASYTEYQRERAWTWEHQALVRARGVAGDAALLHRFEQVRAQTLARPREATQLREEVLKMRARMRAELDRSDAARFDLKQGAGGLVDLEFLLQAGVLLGAAQHPELAQPRDTPALIDALATTAWFDAPTAAALRDAHATLVDAGLACTLDRRPRLTASTEAIARARAAITAAAQAKGLAFEPGRSGS